Proteins from a single region of Fibrobacter sp. UWH6:
- a CDS encoding flavodoxin family protein, with protein MKKVLVISSSLRKGSNSDILAKEFAKGAKDSGNEVEYISLQGKNIAFCRGCLACQKKGKYVIKDDANEITEKMKNAEVIAFATPIYYYEMCGQLKTMLDRANSLYISEYKFREIYLLATAAENEKTTPKNAINGIKGWIACFNNVKLKGTVFASASEPKEAASNKAALAEAYKKGSKV; from the coding sequence ATGAAAAAAGTTCTTGTTATTTCTTCTAGCCTCCGCAAGGGAAGCAACTCCGACATTCTAGCCAAGGAATTTGCCAAGGGCGCAAAGGACTCCGGCAACGAAGTGGAATACATTTCCCTGCAGGGCAAGAATATCGCATTCTGTCGCGGTTGCCTCGCCTGCCAAAAGAAGGGCAAGTACGTCATCAAGGACGACGCCAACGAAATCACCGAAAAAATGAAGAACGCCGAAGTCATCGCCTTCGCAACGCCCATCTATTACTACGAAATGTGCGGCCAGCTGAAGACCATGCTGGACCGCGCTAATTCCCTTTACATTAGCGAATACAAGTTCCGCGAAATCTACCTGCTAGCCACCGCCGCCGAAAATGAAAAGACCACCCCGAAGAACGCCATAAACGGAATCAAGGGCTGGATCGCCTGTTTCAACAACGTCAAGCTGAAGGGAACCGTTTTCGCCAGCGCCTCCGAGCCCAAGGAAGCCGCAAGCAACAAGGCCGCTCTCGCCGAAGCCTACAAGAAGGGATCTAAGGTCTAA
- a CDS encoding sugar O-acetyltransferase — protein sequence MTLEEFKKAMASGARIIAGSETHLLMHEMSQRALKITAEINTGYHEPAEIRKLFSELIGETVDETFGLFPPFNTDCGRNIKIGKRVFINAGCKFQDQGGITIDDGALIGHNVVLATLNHAPEPEHRGDMYPKPIHIGKNVWIGSNATILPGVTIGDGAIVAAGAVVNKNVAPNTVVGGVPAKVIKEV from the coding sequence ATGACTCTGGAAGAATTCAAGAAGGCCATGGCATCCGGCGCGCGAATCATCGCCGGAAGTGAAACCCATTTGCTCATGCACGAAATGTCCCAGCGGGCCTTGAAAATCACTGCGGAAATCAACACAGGCTATCACGAGCCTGCCGAAATCCGCAAACTATTTTCGGAACTGATTGGCGAAACCGTTGACGAAACTTTTGGGCTGTTCCCGCCCTTCAATACGGACTGCGGCAGAAACATCAAAATCGGCAAACGGGTATTCATTAACGCAGGCTGCAAATTTCAGGATCAAGGTGGCATCACCATCGACGACGGCGCCCTCATCGGCCACAACGTGGTGCTGGCCACGCTGAATCACGCTCCCGAACCGGAACACCGCGGAGATATGTACCCCAAGCCCATCCACATCGGTAAAAACGTGTGGATCGGTTCCAACGCCACCATTCTCCCGGGCGTAACCATCGGTGACGGAGCCATTGTTGCGGCAGGAGCCGTAGTAAACAAAAACGTCGCCCCCAACACGGTGGTAGGCGGCGTTCCTGCGAAGGTGATTAAGGAAGTGTAG
- a CDS encoding DUF3800 domain-containing protein, protein MKETENAKAYYYFDEAGDPNILGHHGVNLVESGVASKVFMVGYLETKNPKGLTKSLNALHKEICEDELLREIPSMEKTKVAFHAAKDCPEVRDRVFRLLKNLDFTYYCVVLQKREEFFRKRFEFKNTEIYKYAVKNLLENRLHLYSEIDCYFSSLGNVVRKDTMQSAIDSAIDAFSSKWHYENKNSIRIFIQQASEIPLLQASDYVLWTIQRVYEKKEYRFYNYLKDKIKIVHDILDFKYYSSKNPMVK, encoded by the coding sequence ATGAAAGAAACTGAGAATGCGAAAGCCTATTATTATTTTGATGAGGCCGGGGATCCAAATATTCTGGGTCATCATGGGGTGAACCTTGTTGAAAGTGGAGTTGCAAGCAAGGTTTTTATGGTAGGTTACCTAGAAACAAAGAATCCTAAGGGACTAACCAAGTCTTTAAACGCTTTGCATAAAGAAATTTGTGAAGATGAACTTTTACGGGAAATTCCTTCTATGGAAAAAACAAAAGTCGCTTTTCATGCGGCAAAGGATTGCCCTGAAGTTCGCGATAGGGTTTTCCGTTTGCTTAAAAATCTGGATTTCACCTATTATTGTGTAGTCCTCCAAAAAAGGGAGGAATTCTTCAGAAAGCGTTTTGAATTCAAGAATACAGAAATTTACAAGTACGCGGTTAAAAATCTGCTTGAAAATCGTTTGCACCTATATTCTGAAATTGACTGTTATTTTTCTTCATTGGGAAATGTTGTTCGCAAGGACACTATGCAAAGTGCCATTGATTCTGCAATTGACGCTTTCAGCAGCAAATGGCATTACGAGAACAAAAATTCAATAAGGATTTTTATTCAGCAAGCGTCAGAAATACCTTTGCTGCAGGCATCCGACTATGTTCTTTGGACCATTCAGCGTGTTTATGAAAAAAAAGAATATCGATTCTATAATTACTTGAAAGATAAAATCAAGATTGTCCACGACATTCTTGATTTCAAGTATTATTCTTCTAAGAATCCCATGGTAAAATAA
- a CDS encoding Wadjet anti-phage system protein JetD domain-containing protein, producing the protein MNLNKRQKLILDKLLKKYENSKSYKGENSVRQSFAVEPSKIFEKYEDDFADLDEVRNFEQEVAGLQQSGLIDIVYKDNHIAKIIAIDEENVWNQLRNILGVKEKKILLQESLDFYTSCLDKHAVIKNFCDVQIERIYQGKKELYPLESVKIIVAFLDYILNNQQEILERELSIEVAHDSKVWEKSYRSQVCKILRESGCFDELASQESEIKEFEKKILEELNVYPNPSYVHFKGNAKIIFDNGDIVSVLRDRPLALPSTILNSITKIEIFEKKLMTVENLTSFNRVQHDNSFFVYLSGYHNTAKRKFIQLIKNQNETLEFYHFGDIDPDGLLILENLKYKTGIDFQPFCMGVEQLKKYERYCKTLVENDTVKADGLIKSGKYVETVQYMLDNNVKLEQEIISWNEK; encoded by the coding sequence ATGAATTTAAACAAGCGACAAAAACTTATTCTTGATAAGCTTTTAAAAAAATATGAGAACAGTAAAAGCTATAAAGGTGAGAATTCTGTTCGTCAGTCTTTTGCTGTAGAACCATCTAAGATCTTTGAGAAATATGAAGATGATTTTGCTGATCTTGATGAAGTTAGGAACTTTGAGCAAGAGGTTGCGGGGCTTCAGCAGTCTGGCTTGATAGATATCGTTTATAAAGATAATCATATTGCCAAGATCATTGCTATTGACGAAGAAAATGTCTGGAATCAACTCAGAAATATTCTTGGTGTAAAGGAGAAAAAGATTCTTTTACAGGAATCCTTAGATTTTTACACATCATGCCTTGACAAACATGCTGTTATAAAAAACTTTTGCGATGTTCAAATTGAACGAATCTATCAAGGTAAGAAAGAATTATACCCACTTGAATCAGTAAAGATTATTGTAGCGTTCCTTGATTATATCTTAAATAACCAGCAAGAAATTCTTGAACGCGAGCTTTCCATAGAAGTTGCTCATGATTCGAAAGTGTGGGAAAAGTCTTATAGATCACAAGTATGCAAGATATTACGAGAGAGCGGATGCTTTGATGAACTAGCCTCTCAGGAATCGGAAATCAAAGAATTTGAAAAGAAAATCCTGGAAGAATTGAACGTCTATCCAAATCCTTCATATGTGCATTTTAAAGGTAATGCGAAGATTATCTTTGATAATGGGGATATTGTAAGCGTTTTACGAGATAGACCGCTTGCGTTGCCGTCTACGATTCTGAACTCAATAACAAAGATTGAAATTTTTGAAAAAAAGTTGATGACGGTTGAAAATTTAACGTCGTTCAATCGTGTCCAACATGATAATTCTTTCTTCGTGTATTTGAGTGGCTACCATAATACTGCAAAACGAAAATTTATTCAGCTAATTAAAAATCAAAATGAAACATTGGAATTCTACCACTTTGGTGATATAGATCCCGATGGACTTTTGATATTAGAAAATCTTAAGTACAAAACAGGTATTGACTTTCAACCATTCTGTATGGGCGTTGAACAGCTCAAGAAATACGAAAGGTATTGTAAGACGCTTGTAGAGAACGATACAGTTAAAGCGGACGGCCTGATTAAATCCGGAAAGTATGTTGAAACAGTTCAGTATATGTTGGATAACAATGTAAAGTTGGAACAAGAAATCATCAGTTGGAATGAAAAGTAA
- a CDS encoding SbcC/MukB-like Walker B domain-containing protein has protein sequence MEFRKTAKKLLLLNWSCFQNVCIELGSSTLFTGVNGTGKTTILDAMSYLLFANTQFNRAADDKERTVNAYIHGDRKTNGSDRYLRKDAVVSYIVMEFNSPTEGDFVVGVNIESRSAQDSAESKWFIFQNAKIEDFNFRSVENGRLSIASGKNLTRKGIPVKASEMLGREKAKPAIARALGLRISDGDFKKYVEKILKMMAFKPEKNVEKFVKDSVLVQNDVNSLQSLREQKNHYSEALQVLENNQKRKELLERIEVATSSYEKQLKYMKIRKMMYSYQYLQKDKQDLEKRELLSKTFVLEQGQLESQKKTVETELETARENLTKVKDSNRTLSDSLDDKNEELKKCKEKIKECETSIAALKNLQVAITQLLPQIENDISVSKESQEILKNLAEDGIDASEKQTQFIELGNQIQTVSEEYTANKVRLEDRRDECKKTLAEIERNIKDLQAKKVIFPKDAENAKCSIQEEFNSRSIKSEVRFFAELVEEIKDESWRLAIETFLGRKRYFLIVDDEYCDVALRILKEKKLTNANVVLSDKIPDSDIEKDSAAEILEIKNKAARKYANYLLNGIHLCHTIEELHDYPKGGLMKDGMLAKSYAASMMKINDVDPCLGEKAVEILLKKRESEREQHFAKLRNLTEQINELSDLLRLCGNIEWDPDEYDFEAVEKIRLLNGRLGQIVNEIEILKNSPEMLRAMQEIEMAEKKVDEFDRERSRLERDLGKNESSQNNNALAIRNLIQSIDMKTADYQKLVQENLELEQEMLNQYDQMRKQQNNFLVIAEKTVKNAVSDLNDKEKTLENIQLEYNKLAGKDLNERGVAYIWFYREEYRDIANAKLDEAKNKLEDASTKLRNAFLHDFIAELKENIEKAREEIDIINKELKKIPFGIDFYQFKMEERPDRKIFFDICNNLESYINQDFFNPMKVSQDKFNADVQKFLDDILQQGSDEMEYSDYRNYFVYDMSIRRKNGEEMDLSQKQGSASGGEKQTPYFIILAASLMQFYPKEKNCARVAFIDEAFSALSKERIEQMVKFLEENHFQVFYAAPPEKIDSIGSHIDNTVALYSDGKYTYAEEGIRKSAV, from the coding sequence ATGGAATTCCGTAAAACCGCAAAGAAACTTCTTCTATTAAACTGGTCTTGTTTTCAGAATGTTTGCATTGAATTAGGTAGTTCAACCCTATTTACGGGTGTTAATGGCACAGGAAAGACTACAATTCTTGATGCAATGTCTTATTTGCTATTCGCTAATACGCAGTTTAATCGTGCTGCTGACGACAAGGAACGAACGGTAAATGCTTATATCCATGGCGACCGAAAGACAAATGGCTCTGATCGATATCTTAGAAAAGATGCCGTTGTCAGTTATATTGTCATGGAATTCAATTCTCCTACAGAAGGCGATTTTGTCGTTGGGGTGAATATTGAATCCCGATCTGCACAGGATTCTGCGGAATCAAAATGGTTTATCTTCCAAAATGCAAAGATTGAGGATTTTAACTTTAGATCTGTTGAAAATGGAAGGTTAAGCATTGCTAGCGGAAAGAATCTTACTAGAAAGGGAATTCCTGTAAAGGCTTCGGAGATGCTTGGCCGAGAAAAGGCCAAACCTGCAATTGCAAGAGCTTTAGGCCTTCGAATAAGTGATGGAGACTTTAAGAAGTATGTCGAAAAAATCTTAAAGATGATGGCTTTCAAGCCAGAAAAGAATGTTGAAAAGTTTGTGAAGGACTCTGTACTCGTTCAGAACGACGTTAACTCTTTGCAGTCTTTGAGGGAGCAGAAAAACCACTATTCTGAAGCACTTCAGGTGTTGGAGAATAACCAGAAGCGTAAAGAACTTTTGGAGAGAATAGAAGTAGCAACATCTTCTTACGAAAAACAACTGAAATATATGAAGATTCGTAAGATGATGTATAGCTATCAGTATCTTCAGAAAGATAAACAGGATTTGGAAAAGCGCGAGCTTCTGTCGAAGACGTTTGTACTTGAACAGGGACAATTGGAGTCACAGAAGAAAACTGTTGAAACTGAATTAGAAACCGCTCGCGAAAATCTTACTAAAGTTAAGGATTCCAATAGAACGCTTAGTGATTCACTGGATGATAAAAATGAAGAGTTGAAGAAGTGCAAAGAAAAGATTAAGGAATGTGAAACCTCTATTGCGGCTCTAAAAAATCTTCAGGTTGCCATTACACAATTGCTTCCTCAAATTGAAAATGACATTTCGGTTTCTAAAGAATCTCAAGAAATACTTAAGAATCTAGCGGAAGATGGAATTGATGCTTCTGAAAAGCAGACTCAATTTATTGAATTAGGAAATCAAATTCAAACTGTTAGTGAAGAGTATACTGCAAATAAGGTTCGTTTAGAAGATAGAAGAGATGAGTGTAAGAAAACTCTTGCTGAGATTGAACGGAATATCAAGGATTTGCAGGCTAAGAAAGTTATTTTCCCAAAAGATGCTGAAAATGCAAAATGCTCTATCCAGGAAGAATTTAACAGCCGCTCCATAAAGTCTGAAGTTCGCTTTTTTGCCGAATTAGTGGAGGAAATCAAGGATGAAAGCTGGCGCTTGGCTATTGAAACGTTCCTTGGCCGTAAACGTTATTTCTTGATTGTTGATGACGAATATTGCGATGTCGCTCTGAGAATCCTTAAAGAAAAAAAACTCACAAATGCAAATGTGGTTTTGTCTGATAAAATTCCGGATAGTGACATTGAAAAAGATTCTGCTGCAGAAATTCTTGAAATCAAGAATAAAGCGGCTCGAAAGTACGCCAATTATTTGCTGAATGGAATTCATCTTTGCCATACCATCGAAGAACTTCATGATTACCCAAAGGGTGGATTAATGAAAGACGGCATGCTAGCAAAGAGTTATGCAGCATCTATGATGAAAATTAATGATGTTGATCCTTGTTTAGGCGAAAAAGCTGTTGAAATACTTTTGAAAAAAAGAGAGAGTGAAAGGGAACAGCACTTTGCAAAGTTGCGTAATCTTACTGAGCAAATCAACGAATTAAGCGATTTGCTACGCTTGTGTGGTAACATTGAGTGGGATCCCGATGAATATGATTTCGAGGCTGTAGAAAAAATAAGGCTATTGAATGGTAGACTTGGACAGATTGTAAATGAAATCGAAATTCTTAAGAATAGCCCAGAAATGCTACGCGCTATGCAAGAAATTGAAATGGCAGAGAAGAAAGTCGATGAATTCGATCGTGAAAGGTCGCGTTTAGAAAGAGATTTGGGAAAGAACGAGTCTTCCCAAAATAACAATGCTCTGGCAATTCGAAATTTGATTCAAAGCATAGACATGAAGACGGCTGACTATCAAAAGCTTGTACAAGAAAATCTCGAACTAGAACAGGAAATGCTTAACCAGTATGATCAGATGAGGAAACAGCAAAACAATTTTTTAGTCATTGCTGAGAAGACGGTGAAAAATGCAGTATCTGATTTGAATGATAAAGAAAAAACTCTTGAAAACATTCAACTTGAATACAATAAACTTGCTGGAAAGGATTTGAACGAACGTGGTGTTGCTTACATCTGGTTCTATCGAGAAGAGTATCGTGATATTGCCAATGCAAAACTTGATGAGGCGAAAAATAAACTTGAAGACGCTTCCACAAAGCTCCGCAATGCGTTCCTCCATGATTTTATTGCAGAATTAAAGGAAAATATCGAAAAAGCTAGAGAGGAAATTGATATTATCAATAAGGAACTGAAGAAGATTCCTTTTGGTATTGATTTTTATCAATTCAAAATGGAAGAAAGACCAGACCGAAAAATTTTCTTTGATATTTGTAATAATCTTGAAAGCTATATCAATCAGGATTTTTTCAATCCGATGAAGGTTTCTCAGGATAAGTTTAACGCAGATGTGCAGAAATTCCTAGACGATATTCTACAACAAGGTTCTGATGAAATGGAATATTCTGACTATAGAAACTATTTTGTTTATGACATGAGCATTCGTCGTAAAAATGGTGAAGAGATGGATCTTTCTCAGAAGCAAGGCTCTGCAAGTGGTGGCGAAAAGCAAACTCCGTACTTCATTATTCTTGCCGCCAGCTTGATGCAGTTCTATCCCAAGGAAAAAAATTGTGCTCGTGTAGCGTTCATTGATGAAGCTTTCTCCGCCCTGTCAAAGGAACGTATTGAGCAGATGGTGAAATTCCTGGAGGAAAATCATTTCCAAGTATTCTATGCTGCACCTCCAGAAAAAATAGACAGTATCGGTAGCCATATTGATAATACGGTGGCTTTGTATTCTGATGGTAAATACACCTATGCAGAAGAAGGTATCAGGAAGTCTGCGGTATGA
- a CDS encoding DUF4194 domain-containing protein: protein MSTINEMWDDLTSSEQLLFKKCCRRLLKETFIVRDMDEDNRKMFFFVKSNEGLFSDYLNLIGFDIIVKDNGVVMLQNDSSDVVVSKQKFNKFQSIILCCLWTLYMDKIQSGSLSKQITTTFPELNAELEKFEFKGAFDIKSNLKTALQLFARYNLIFVNWNAADNERVIVLYPSIQFALDESEFATFVAGVREKMLNAGPQNEDVVEDNFDAEGEEE, encoded by the coding sequence ATGTCAACAATTAATGAAATGTGGGATGACCTTACTTCCTCGGAACAATTATTGTTCAAAAAATGTTGCCGCCGTCTTTTGAAAGAAACCTTCATTGTCCGCGATATGGATGAAGATAACCGCAAGATGTTCTTCTTTGTTAAATCGAATGAAGGACTATTCTCGGATTATCTTAACTTGATTGGCTTTGATATTATTGTGAAGGATAATGGGGTTGTGATGCTCCAAAATGACAGCTCCGATGTTGTTGTTTCAAAGCAAAAATTCAATAAATTCCAGAGCATCATTCTTTGCTGTTTGTGGACCTTGTATATGGACAAGATTCAATCAGGATCACTTTCCAAGCAAATTACGACGACTTTCCCAGAACTGAATGCGGAATTGGAGAAGTTTGAGTTTAAGGGTGCTTTTGATATTAAGAGCAATCTTAAAACAGCGTTGCAACTTTTTGCAAGATATAATTTGATTTTTGTCAATTGGAATGCTGCGGATAATGAACGTGTGATTGTTCTTTATCCGTCGATTCAATTCGCTTTAGATGAATCTGAATTCGCCACATTTGTCGCTGGTGTTCGCGAAAAAATGTTGAATGCCGGTCCTCAAAACGAAGATGTTGTAGAAGATAACTTTGATGCAGAAGGGGAGGAGGAATAA
- a CDS encoding Wadjet anti-phage system protein JetA family protein has product MHSVFDIIPADFFTILGRRNPNRAVYSELLLKIYGLFEDEISYRIVRDIVRDTIAAFLLENHIEIQEDDSSVSPVESDWNGNANFIIRRFVDAGWLEEETDDSSLEKTIVMTDNGLALAQFIENLKNPVRSEFSVSIYTIYNTLEHWAQGEQNPYKLILTPVYDEARKLSSALKKLATSIKKIIEGMLREGTLVSLTENIIKYCDGDFIKEYSRLVQQQNIHLYREKISRRLEEFKGLGYFGSLTQSVMDEDGCTRAFAEEKVLRMLDSTRRFLHDDYNKIMKRIKDQINAYIKIAVARERILRNKGRDNRGNVEETVRYLVQNLEDDKLNKIDDEIQYLFHIHDYEFIDRSSLHYPHKNQSAQSNIETDLVEMSVEERERQKIQLQKESHNPYSKELMAKFLENQSINGKIDSSNLRLNEKKDVLASMAAVTYARDNGYLVETDEDFIESEEFKVRHWRAKKNVNN; this is encoded by the coding sequence GTGCACAGTGTTTTTGACATAATTCCAGCTGATTTCTTCACAATTCTTGGTCGTCGCAACCCCAACAGGGCTGTATATTCAGAACTTTTACTGAAAATATATGGTCTTTTTGAAGATGAAATTTCGTATAGAATCGTGCGTGATATCGTCCGTGATACGATTGCCGCATTCTTACTAGAAAACCACATTGAGATCCAGGAAGATGATTCTTCAGTGTCTCCTGTAGAATCTGATTGGAATGGCAACGCTAATTTTATTATTCGGCGTTTTGTGGATGCTGGTTGGCTAGAAGAAGAGACGGATGATTCTTCATTGGAAAAGACCATTGTGATGACGGATAACGGTCTTGCCTTGGCTCAATTTATTGAAAATCTAAAGAATCCTGTTCGCTCTGAATTTTCAGTCTCCATCTATACGATTTATAATACTTTGGAACATTGGGCTCAAGGCGAACAAAATCCTTATAAATTGATTTTGACCCCGGTGTATGATGAAGCTCGCAAACTGTCTTCGGCTCTGAAGAAACTCGCCACCTCCATCAAAAAGATTATTGAGGGAATGCTCCGTGAAGGAACCCTGGTCAGTTTGACTGAAAATATTATCAAATATTGCGATGGGGACTTTATTAAGGAATATTCTCGTCTTGTTCAGCAACAAAATATCCATCTCTATCGTGAGAAAATATCCAGACGGTTAGAAGAATTTAAAGGTCTTGGTTATTTTGGATCTCTTACCCAAAGTGTCATGGATGAAGACGGTTGCACAAGAGCCTTTGCTGAAGAAAAAGTTTTAAGGATGCTTGATAGCACCAGACGTTTTCTCCATGACGATTATAACAAGATTATGAAACGCATTAAGGATCAGATTAATGCGTATATCAAGATTGCCGTTGCTCGTGAACGAATTCTTCGAAATAAAGGCCGGGATAACCGTGGAAATGTTGAAGAAACGGTTCGATATTTGGTCCAGAATCTAGAAGACGACAAACTGAACAAGATAGATGATGAAATTCAGTATCTCTTCCATATTCATGATTATGAATTTATAGACAGATCATCGCTGCACTATCCGCATAAAAACCAAAGTGCTCAATCGAATATTGAGACTGACCTTGTCGAAATGAGTGTAGAAGAGCGTGAACGTCAAAAAATTCAATTGCAGAAGGAATCGCATAATCCGTATTCCAAGGAATTAATGGCGAAATTCCTAGAAAACCAATCAATTAATGGAAAGATTGACAGTTCTAATCTTCGATTGAATGAGAAAAAAGATGTTCTTGCGTCTATGGCAGCTGTGACTTACGCTCGCGATAATGGTTATTTGGTAGAAACCGACGAAGATTTTATTGAATCAGAAGAATTTAAGGTTCGACATTGGAGGGCAAAGAAAAATGTCAACAATTAA
- a CDS encoding amidohydrolase family protein: protein MGDPALDPLMKVLNERGAVIISHPHKPSAVNKELTSVVPLASYEYLAETSRAVLNMVGHNITVRFPKLKIVVPHCGSFLPLAVPRMQSLMPVMNNVGYLKGVDIAKNLEAFYYDLAGAATPETIRELLTITTPDHLLYGTDYPYVAEPVLIKNLSILKKNLQEIVPQNVEQVLYKNAQNLFEK from the coding sequence TTGGGAGATCCCGCGCTTGACCCACTTATGAAGGTGCTGAATGAACGTGGGGCGGTTATCATTTCCCACCCTCACAAGCCTTCTGCCGTAAATAAGGAATTGACTTCTGTTGTGCCGCTGGCTTCCTACGAATATCTGGCGGAAACCTCTCGGGCGGTGTTGAATATGGTGGGCCACAACATTACGGTTCGGTTCCCGAAGTTGAAAATCGTGGTGCCCCACTGCGGTTCTTTCTTGCCGCTGGCCGTGCCTCGCATGCAAAGCCTGATGCCCGTCATGAATAACGTCGGGTATTTGAAAGGCGTTGATATTGCCAAGAATTTGGAAGCTTTCTACTACGATTTGGCAGGGGCTGCAACTCCAGAAACCATTCGTGAACTTTTGACAATTACCACCCCCGACCATCTACTTTATGGAACGGATTATCCCTACGTCGCAGAACCGGTTCTGATAAAGAACTTGTCTATTCTAAAGAAAAACCTGCAAGAAATTGTTCCTCAAAATGTAGAACAGGTCCTGTACAAAAATGCGCAGAACCTGTTTGAGAAGTAA
- a CDS encoding amidohydrolase family protein, whose translation MKKLLLKILPIFILANMTFAQKPFDTHSHMIPKSYRDYLVKHDALLDEDFPIPQWSLEKHIKFMDAAGIQTSVLTLPAPQPWFGDSVESAQLIRKIHEEMAEVKAIHKGRFLFCATLPLPDVDAAIREAIYALDILHADGV comes from the coding sequence ATGAAAAAGCTTTTACTGAAAATCCTGCCAATCTTTATTCTTGCAAATATGACTTTCGCTCAGAAGCCCTTCGATACCCATTCCCACATGATTCCGAAATCCTATCGTGATTATCTGGTAAAACATGACGCCCTTCTTGATGAAGATTTTCCCATTCCCCAGTGGAGTCTTGAAAAGCATATCAAGTTTATGGATGCCGCCGGCATACAGACTTCCGTTTTAACATTGCCTGCGCCGCAACCTTGGTTTGGTGACAGCGTTGAAAGCGCTCAGCTGATCCGCAAAATACATGAGGAAATGGCTGAAGTGAAGGCTATACATAAAGGCCGATTCCTTTTCTGTGCCACCTTGCCATTGCCTGATGTCGATGCAGCTATTCGCGAAGCCATTTATGCTCTTGACATCTTGCACGCCGATGGCGTTTAG
- a CDS encoding flavodoxin family protein, with translation MKVLLINGSPRKNGNTFTALNEAAEQLKKNGIDSEIVWIGNKAVRGCIACNVCKTKGNCRCAFDEDICNEVIAKMETSDALIVGSPVYWGQPNGSVLSLIQRMAYAAGAHFQGKPAAAVCCCRRGGATAAFQTLQMPFQMLNMPIVTSQYWNIAYGRAEAESAQDTEGMQTMRTLANNMAYMLKKFATGTAEKPAKEDWQPMNFVR, from the coding sequence ATGAAAGTTTTATTGATTAACGGAAGCCCCCGCAAGAACGGCAACACTTTTACCGCCCTGAACGAGGCTGCAGAACAGCTGAAGAAGAACGGCATCGACAGCGAAATCGTATGGATCGGCAACAAGGCTGTTCGCGGTTGCATCGCCTGTAACGTCTGCAAGACCAAGGGTAATTGCCGCTGCGCCTTTGACGAAGACATCTGTAACGAAGTCATCGCCAAGATGGAAACCAGCGACGCATTGATCGTTGGCTCTCCGGTTTATTGGGGTCAGCCCAACGGTTCCGTACTTTCCCTGATCCAGCGTATGGCTTATGCTGCCGGAGCCCATTTCCAGGGTAAGCCCGCCGCCGCTGTTTGCTGCTGCCGCCGCGGAGGTGCAACTGCTGCATTCCAGACTTTGCAAATGCCTTTCCAGATGCTGAACATGCCTATCGTTACTTCCCAGTATTGGAACATCGCCTACGGCCGTGCCGAAGCGGAATCCGCCCAGGATACAGAAGGCATGCAGACCATGCGCACTCTGGCAAACAACATGGCTTATATGCTGAAGAAGTTTGCCACCGGCACCGCCGAAAAACCAGCCAAAGAAGATTGGCAGCCCATGAACTTCGTGCGATAA